The following are encoded in a window of Gasterosteus aculeatus chromosome 5, fGasAcu3.hap1.1, whole genome shotgun sequence genomic DNA:
- the phkg2 gene encoding phosphorylase b kinase gamma catalytic chain, liver/testis isoform: MTKDFVVGDELPDWVGAKEFYQKYDPKEVIGRGVSSVVRRCVHRHTGQELAVKIIEITAEKMTVLQLEEVKTSTLKEIQVLNMVKGHSSIITLIDSYESTTFIFLVFDLMRRGELFDYLTEKVTLSEKETRSMMRALLEAVQYLHSFNIVHRDLKPENILLDDQGHIKLSDFGFSVQLPPGEKLRELCGTPGYLAPEILKCSMDEMHPGYGQEVDLWACGVILFTLLAGSPPFWHRKQMLMLRMIMEGRYQFSSPEWDDRSDTVKDLISRLLVVEPAVRLTAEQALAHPFFRQYQREDVRLFSPRKTFRVLIVSVLACIRMYGRYRRTRPLTREVLARDPYSLRGVRKLIDGCAFRIYGHWVKKGEQQNRAALFQNTAKIMLLGLEDFET, from the exons ATGACCAAAGACTTCGTTGTTGGAGATGAATTACCGGACTGGGTGGGAGCCAAGGAGTTCTACCAGAAATATGACCCCAAAGAGGTCATCGGCAG GGGGGTGAGCAGCGTGGTGCGCCGGTGTGTGCACAGGCACACGGGTCAAGAGCTGGCGGTGAAGATCATCGAGATCACTGCGGAGAAGATGAcggtgctgcagctggaggaggtgaagacctCCACGCTGAAGGAGATCCAGGTCCTCAACATGGTGAAGGGACACTCCTCCATCA TCACTCTCATTGATTCCTACGAGTCCACAACCTTCATATTTTTGGTTTTTGACCT CATGAGGCGAGGAGAGCTGTTTGACTACCTCACGGAAAAAGTTACTTTGAGTGAGAAGGAAACCAG GAGTATGATGCGAGCCTTGTTGGAGGCCGTGCAGTACCTTCACTCCTTCAACATCGTCCACCGGGACTTAAAGCCTGAGAACATTCTCCTCGATGACCAAGGACACATCAAACTGTCcgactttggtttctctgttCAACTGCCACCCGGAGAAAAGCTTAGAG AGCTCTGTGGGACCCCCGGTTACCTGGCCCCTGAAATACTGAAATGTTCCATGGATGAAATGCACCCCGGCTATGGCCAAGAGGTCGATCT CTGGGCGTGTGGCGTGATCCTTTTCACCCTTCTGGCCGGCTCGCCGCCCTTCTGGCATCGCAAGcagatgctgatgctgaggaTGATCATGGAGGGCCGCTATCAGTTCAGCTCACCCGAGTGGGACGATCGCTCTGACACCGTGAAAGATCTG ATATCGAGGCTTCTGGTGGTGGAACCAGCTGTCCGTCTCACCGCTGAGCAAGCTCTCGCGCATCCCTTCTTCAGGCAGTACCAGAGGGAGGATGTGCGTCTCTTTAGCCCCAGAAAGACATTTAGG GTGTTGATAGTGAGCGTGCTGGCCTGCATCAGGATGTACGGCCGGTACCGCAGGACTCGGCCGCTGACCCGCGAGGTGCTGGCCAGAGATCCGTACTCCCTCCGCGGTGTGCGCAAACTCATCGACGGCTGCGCCTTCCGCATCTACGGCCACTGGGTGAAGAAAGGGGAGCAGCAGAACCGAGCCGCCCTCTTTCAGAACACGGCCAAAATCATGCTGCTGGGCCTGGAGGACTTTGAAACATAA
- the cfap119 gene encoding cilia- and flagella-associated protein 119 isoform X4: MEEMDQMQSIPDLERCLCSVLGVHLPEPKRGVLLEMYVQAVLFGRECNFKKEQTSALLSIMKSIHEANIETPLNNIEQCVEYAMDLLLCHSVRRPPFSINIFSFEEVGCILKYIHNSYVRHYKLYKYIFTKQVKLDLSLTYSDQDEPTKTDSSAPEVENLMEKATEAAPTTESSPQTEEAEGTKLGYSEQEALTEHEVREQMVLV; encoded by the exons atggaggagatggaccAAATGCAGTCCATTCCTGATCTGGAGAG GTGTTTATGCAGCGTGTTGGGAGTCCACCTCCCTGAACCCAAAAGAGGAGTTCTGCTGGAGATGTATGTCCAGGCCGTGCTTTTTGGCAGAGAGTGcaactttaaaaaggaacaaacCTCGGCTCTTTTGTCCATCATGAAGTCTATCCATGAGGCTAACATAG AAACTCCACTTAACAACATAGAACAGTGTGTGGAATACGCCATGGATCTActtctctgtcactcagtcagG CGCCCCCCCTTCAGTATCAACATCTTCAGCTTCGAGGAGGTGGGATGTATATTAAAATACATCCACAACAGCTATGTGAGACATTACAAACTctacaaatatattttcaccAAACAG GTAAAACTGGATTTATCTCTAACTTACTCAGACCAGGATGAACCCACCAAGACGGATTCCTCCGCTCCAG AGGTTGAAAATCTGATGGAAAAAGCAACAGAAGCCGCACCAACGACAGAAAGTTCTCCTCaaacagaagaagcagaaggaaCCAAACTTG GTTACTCAGAACAGGAGGCCCTGACTGAGCACGAGGTCAGAGAGCAGATGGTGCTGGTGtag
- the cfap119 gene encoding cilia- and flagella-associated protein 119 isoform X5: protein MEEMDQMQSIPDLERCLCSVLGVHLPEPKRGVLLEMYVQAVLFGRECNFKKEQTSALLSIMKSIHEANIETPLNNIEQCVEYAMDLLLCHSVRRPPFSINIFSFEEVGCILKYIHNSYVKLDLSLTYSDQDEPTKTDSSAPEVENLMEKATEAAPTTESSPQTEEAEGTKLGYSEQEALTEHEVREQMVLV, encoded by the exons atggaggagatggaccAAATGCAGTCCATTCCTGATCTGGAGAG GTGTTTATGCAGCGTGTTGGGAGTCCACCTCCCTGAACCCAAAAGAGGAGTTCTGCTGGAGATGTATGTCCAGGCCGTGCTTTTTGGCAGAGAGTGcaactttaaaaaggaacaaacCTCGGCTCTTTTGTCCATCATGAAGTCTATCCATGAGGCTAACATAG AAACTCCACTTAACAACATAGAACAGTGTGTGGAATACGCCATGGATCTActtctctgtcactcagtcagG CGCCCCCCCTTCAGTATCAACATCTTCAGCTTCGAGGAGGTGGGATGTATATTAAAATACATCCACAACAGCTAT GTAAAACTGGATTTATCTCTAACTTACTCAGACCAGGATGAACCCACCAAGACGGATTCCTCCGCTCCAG AGGTTGAAAATCTGATGGAAAAAGCAACAGAAGCCGCACCAACGACAGAAAGTTCTCCTCaaacagaagaagcagaaggaaCCAAACTTG GTTACTCAGAACAGGAGGCCCTGACTGAGCACGAGGTCAGAGAGCAGATGGTGCTGGTGtag
- the cfap119 gene encoding cilia- and flagella-associated protein 119 isoform X2: MSFCTQQTDVSYHEMEEMDQMQSIPDLERCLCSVLGVHLPEPKRGVLLEMYVQAVLFGRECNFKKEQTSALLSIMKSIHEANIETPLNNIEQCVEYAMDLLLCHSVRRPPFSINIFSFEEVGCILKYIHNSYVRHYKLYKYIFTKQVKLDLSLTYSDQDEPTKTDSSAPEVENLMEKATEAAPTTESSPQTEEAEGTKLGYSEQEALTEHEVREQMVLV; this comes from the exons GACGGATGTCAGCTACCatgagatggaggagatggaccAAATGCAGTCCATTCCTGATCTGGAGAG GTGTTTATGCAGCGTGTTGGGAGTCCACCTCCCTGAACCCAAAAGAGGAGTTCTGCTGGAGATGTATGTCCAGGCCGTGCTTTTTGGCAGAGAGTGcaactttaaaaaggaacaaacCTCGGCTCTTTTGTCCATCATGAAGTCTATCCATGAGGCTAACATAG AAACTCCACTTAACAACATAGAACAGTGTGTGGAATACGCCATGGATCTActtctctgtcactcagtcagG CGCCCCCCCTTCAGTATCAACATCTTCAGCTTCGAGGAGGTGGGATGTATATTAAAATACATCCACAACAGCTATGTGAGACATTACAAACTctacaaatatattttcaccAAACAG GTAAAACTGGATTTATCTCTAACTTACTCAGACCAGGATGAACCCACCAAGACGGATTCCTCCGCTCCAG AGGTTGAAAATCTGATGGAAAAAGCAACAGAAGCCGCACCAACGACAGAAAGTTCTCCTCaaacagaagaagcagaaggaaCCAAACTTG GTTACTCAGAACAGGAGGCCCTGACTGAGCACGAGGTCAGAGAGCAGATGGTGCTGGTGtag
- the cfap119 gene encoding cilia- and flagella-associated protein 119 isoform X3, which yields MDTESKALKAKVMLWTDVSYHEMEEMDQMQSIPDLERCLCSVLGVHLPEPKRGVLLEMYVQAVLFGRECNFKKEQTSALLSIMKSIHEANIETPLNNIEQCVEYAMDLLLCHSVRRPPFSINIFSFEEVGCILKYIHNSYVKLDLSLTYSDQDEPTKTDSSAPEVENLMEKATEAAPTTESSPQTEEAEGTKLGYSEQEALTEHEVREQMVLV from the exons atgGACACGGAATCAAAG GCCCTGAAAGCTAAAGTCATGCTATG GACGGATGTCAGCTACCatgagatggaggagatggaccAAATGCAGTCCATTCCTGATCTGGAGAG GTGTTTATGCAGCGTGTTGGGAGTCCACCTCCCTGAACCCAAAAGAGGAGTTCTGCTGGAGATGTATGTCCAGGCCGTGCTTTTTGGCAGAGAGTGcaactttaaaaaggaacaaacCTCGGCTCTTTTGTCCATCATGAAGTCTATCCATGAGGCTAACATAG AAACTCCACTTAACAACATAGAACAGTGTGTGGAATACGCCATGGATCTActtctctgtcactcagtcagG CGCCCCCCCTTCAGTATCAACATCTTCAGCTTCGAGGAGGTGGGATGTATATTAAAATACATCCACAACAGCTAT GTAAAACTGGATTTATCTCTAACTTACTCAGACCAGGATGAACCCACCAAGACGGATTCCTCCGCTCCAG AGGTTGAAAATCTGATGGAAAAAGCAACAGAAGCCGCACCAACGACAGAAAGTTCTCCTCaaacagaagaagcagaaggaaCCAAACTTG GTTACTCAGAACAGGAGGCCCTGACTGAGCACGAGGTCAGAGAGCAGATGGTGCTGGTGtag
- the cfap119 gene encoding cilia- and flagella-associated protein 119 isoform X1 translates to MDTESKALKAKVMLWTDVSYHEMEEMDQMQSIPDLERCLCSVLGVHLPEPKRGVLLEMYVQAVLFGRECNFKKEQTSALLSIMKSIHEANIETPLNNIEQCVEYAMDLLLCHSVRRPPFSINIFSFEEVGCILKYIHNSYVRHYKLYKYIFTKQVKLDLSLTYSDQDEPTKTDSSAPEVENLMEKATEAAPTTESSPQTEEAEGTKLGYSEQEALTEHEVREQMVLV, encoded by the exons atgGACACGGAATCAAAG GCCCTGAAAGCTAAAGTCATGCTATG GACGGATGTCAGCTACCatgagatggaggagatggaccAAATGCAGTCCATTCCTGATCTGGAGAG GTGTTTATGCAGCGTGTTGGGAGTCCACCTCCCTGAACCCAAAAGAGGAGTTCTGCTGGAGATGTATGTCCAGGCCGTGCTTTTTGGCAGAGAGTGcaactttaaaaaggaacaaacCTCGGCTCTTTTGTCCATCATGAAGTCTATCCATGAGGCTAACATAG AAACTCCACTTAACAACATAGAACAGTGTGTGGAATACGCCATGGATCTActtctctgtcactcagtcagG CGCCCCCCCTTCAGTATCAACATCTTCAGCTTCGAGGAGGTGGGATGTATATTAAAATACATCCACAACAGCTATGTGAGACATTACAAACTctacaaatatattttcaccAAACAG GTAAAACTGGATTTATCTCTAACTTACTCAGACCAGGATGAACCCACCAAGACGGATTCCTCCGCTCCAG AGGTTGAAAATCTGATGGAAAAAGCAACAGAAGCCGCACCAACGACAGAAAGTTCTCCTCaaacagaagaagcagaaggaaCCAAACTTG GTTACTCAGAACAGGAGGCCCTGACTGAGCACGAGGTCAGAGAGCAGATGGTGCTGGTGtag